A region from the Oceanidesulfovibrio marinus genome encodes:
- a CDS encoding ABC transporter substrate-binding protein — MSMKHRIFLRLLCLGTMLTALFCVASIAAADQYSDAAKKWIDDEFQPSTLSKEEQMKEMEWFTKAAEPFRGMEIRVVSETIPTHEYESKVLAKAFEEITGIKVTHDLIQEGDVIEKLQVQMQSGENVFDGYVNDSDLIGTHFRSGYVVNLTDWMAGEGKDVTLPTLDLDDFMGISFTTAPDGKVYQLPDQQFANLYWFRYDWFNNPEYQKQFKDIYGYDLGVPVNWSAYEDIAEFFTDRVKEVDGMAIYGHMDYGKKAPDLGWRFTDAWLSMAGAGDKGLPNGLPVDEWGIRVEDCHPVGSSVSRGGATNGPAAKYALRKYMDWLRRYAPPGALGMDFYQSLPYLAQGNVAQQIFWYTSFVPSVVEEGTPVVNEDGTPKWRMAPSPHGPYWEEGQKLGYQDCGSWTLLKSTPVDRRKAAWLYAQFCVAKTTSLKKAHVGLTPIRDSDIRDKSFTERAPKLGGLVEFYRSPARVAWTPTGTNVPDYPKLAQLWWQNIGEAVAGEVTVDTAMDNLAAEQDRIMERLERANVLPVCGPKLNEPRDPEYWLSQPGAPKPKLENEKPQGQTVNYDDLIQAWKEGKVK, encoded by the coding sequence ATGTCGATGAAGCACAGGATTTTCCTGCGTCTCCTCTGTCTGGGGACCATGCTCACGGCTCTCTTCTGTGTCGCGAGCATCGCCGCTGCGGATCAATACTCGGACGCGGCAAAAAAATGGATTGATGACGAGTTCCAACCTTCGACGCTCTCCAAGGAAGAGCAGATGAAGGAGATGGAATGGTTCACCAAAGCGGCGGAGCCCTTCCGCGGCATGGAGATCCGCGTGGTCTCCGAAACCATCCCCACCCACGAGTACGAGTCCAAGGTCCTCGCCAAAGCCTTCGAGGAAATCACCGGCATCAAGGTCACCCACGACCTGATCCAGGAAGGCGACGTTATCGAGAAGCTGCAGGTGCAAATGCAGTCGGGCGAGAACGTGTTTGACGGCTACGTCAACGACTCCGACCTCATCGGCACGCACTTCCGCTCCGGCTACGTGGTCAACCTGACCGACTGGATGGCCGGCGAAGGCAAGGACGTCACCCTGCCCACACTCGATCTCGACGACTTCATGGGCATCTCCTTTACCACGGCTCCGGACGGCAAGGTCTACCAGCTGCCCGACCAGCAGTTCGCGAACCTCTACTGGTTCCGCTACGACTGGTTCAACAACCCCGAGTACCAGAAGCAGTTCAAGGACATCTACGGCTACGACCTGGGCGTGCCCGTCAACTGGTCCGCATACGAAGACATCGCCGAGTTCTTCACCGACCGCGTGAAAGAGGTCGACGGCATGGCCATCTACGGCCACATGGACTACGGCAAGAAGGCCCCGGACCTCGGCTGGCGCTTCACCGACGCTTGGCTCTCCATGGCCGGCGCCGGCGACAAGGGTCTGCCCAATGGCCTGCCCGTGGACGAGTGGGGCATCCGCGTGGAAGACTGCCATCCGGTCGGCTCCTCCGTGTCCCGCGGCGGCGCCACCAACGGCCCGGCCGCCAAGTACGCCCTGCGCAAGTACATGGACTGGCTGCGCCGCTATGCGCCTCCCGGAGCCCTTGGCATGGACTTCTACCAGTCCCTGCCGTACCTGGCCCAGGGCAACGTGGCCCAGCAGATCTTCTGGTACACCAGCTTCGTCCCCTCCGTGGTCGAGGAAGGCACGCCCGTGGTCAACGAGGACGGCACGCCCAAGTGGCGCATGGCTCCCTCGCCCCACGGCCCGTACTGGGAAGAAGGCCAGAAGCTCGGCTATCAGGACTGCGGCTCCTGGACCCTGCTGAAGTCCACCCCGGTGGACCGCCGCAAGGCCGCCTGGCTCTACGCCCAGTTCTGCGTGGCCAAGACGACCTCGCTGAAGAAGGCCCACGTGGGCCTGACCCCGATCCGCGACAGCGACATCCGCGACAAATCCTTCACCGAGCGCGCGCCCAAGCTGGGCGGCCTGGTGGAATTCTATCGCAGCCCGGCCCGCGTCGCCTGGACCCCCACCGGCACCAACGTGCCCGACTACCCCAAGCTGGCCCAGCTGTGGTGGCAGAACATCGGTGAGGCCGTTGCCGGCGAGGTCACCGTGGACACCGCCATGGACAACCTGGCCGCCGAGCAGGACCGCATCATGGAGCGCCTGGAGCGCGCCAACGTCCTGCCCGTATGCGGTCCCAAGCTGAACGAGCCCAGGGATCCCGAGTACTGGCTCAGCCAGCCCGGCGCCCCCAAGCCCAAGCTGGAAAACGAGAAGCCTCAGGGCCAGACCGTGAACTACGACGATCTGATCCAGGCCTGGAAGGAAGGCAAGGTGAAATAA